One window of the Candidatus Tisiphia endosymbiont of Sialis lutaria genome contains the following:
- a CDS encoding DUF1189 family protein codes for MTTKLLPFFSWFSTLLHQLWLSISSVNFYQDVYKSYKGYGIKYIFAVSFISSLIYCIVIFNYLLVLTDYFTENRLTKGTITIEYIFKQLPEIYYDGSKISVDQDEPIYLFDENGNKLAAIDSKNQLSYGEKLKVPVLFSSNNITLTTVEITDKKKSVFNIGYAKLFTPDQKILTEEVIKKHFAKILTQAPKIFIYILMPIIIAFRFITILFEKSFIIILVYLLTNYFGPKSSWQTCIRITLFSSGIAILLQPMMVIFLPEFSSIIFFIQMFTSLLVLLAMLQIRNK; via the coding sequence ATGACAACAAAACTATTACCCTTTTTTTCATGGTTTAGCACGTTATTGCATCAATTGTGGTTATCAATTAGTTCAGTAAATTTCTACCAAGATGTTTATAAATCATATAAAGGATATGGGATTAAGTATATATTTGCTGTGTCTTTTATATCATCATTGATCTATTGTATTGTTATATTTAATTACTTGTTAGTCCTCACCGATTACTTTACTGAGAATCGTTTAACAAAAGGCACAATAACTATCGAATATATATTTAAACAATTACCGGAAATCTATTATGATGGTAGTAAAATTTCAGTTGATCAGGATGAACCTATATATTTATTCGATGAGAATGGCAATAAGCTTGCGGCTATAGACTCAAAAAATCAATTATCTTATGGGGAAAAACTTAAAGTTCCCGTCCTATTTAGTAGTAACAATATAACCCTTACTACAGTAGAAATAACCGATAAAAAAAAGAGTGTGTTTAATATTGGATATGCTAAATTATTTACTCCTGATCAAAAAATCCTCACTGAAGAAGTCATTAAAAAGCATTTTGCCAAAATCCTAACACAAGCACCGAAGATATTTATTTACATTTTAATGCCTATAATAATAGCCTTTCGTTTTATAACAATTTTATTTGAAAAAAGCTTTATTATCATCTTAGTATATTTGTTAACTAACTATTTTGGTCCTAAGTCCTCTTGGCAAACCTGTATTAGAATAACCTTATTTTCAAGTGGCATAGCAATTTTATTACAACCTATGATGGTTATATTTTTGCCAGAATTTAGTAGTATTATATTTTTTATACAGATGTTCACCAGTTTGTTAGTGCTTTTAGCAATGTTGCAAATACGAAATAAATAG
- a CDS encoding MFS transporter, whose protein sequence is MIVYQDHRVLTIEQKKAIDLLSIGTFLEYFDLMLYVHMTVLLNELFFPQSDPQTANLLSTLTFCATFVFRPIGAVLFGWIGDKIGRKVTIVITTFMMAFSCLLMFILPTYAQIGITASILISICQIMQGMSSLGEAIGAELYLTEMIKPPLQYPVVGFISIFADLGAVFALGVAVLTTSHGFNWRYAFLFGSVIAMVGTMARTQLRETPEFADATKRLINNLKLFGLKKKDIIGKEGSANWQMLNEKVNIKTILAYLAIESPSPIIFYLIYIYCGIILKNTFNYSFEQIIIHNLLVKITELLISILYTYLSYKIYPLKILKVRLGIFASIIIFLPYILTNIPSPSYLLLLQSFILLFQTGSFSAASIFYKQFPVFKRFRCVSISFAMVKAIMYVVVSFGLVYLIKYFGNWGIAMFFVPFMVAYGFGLYHFETLERLRNM, encoded by the coding sequence TTGATAGTATATCAAGACCATAGAGTTCTAACAATAGAACAAAAAAAAGCGATTGATTTGTTGTCAATTGGAACATTTTTAGAATATTTTGACTTGATGCTTTATGTACATATGACAGTATTGTTGAATGAGTTATTTTTTCCACAAAGTGATCCACAAACTGCTAATCTTTTATCGACTCTCACCTTCTGTGCTACTTTTGTTTTTCGACCAATTGGGGCTGTGTTATTTGGTTGGATAGGTGATAAAATAGGTCGTAAAGTTACGATAGTTATTACAACTTTTATGATGGCATTTTCTTGTTTACTGATGTTTATTTTACCTACTTATGCACAGATTGGTATTACTGCTTCGATATTAATTAGCATTTGTCAGATAATGCAAGGTATGTCATCCTTAGGAGAAGCAATAGGGGCTGAATTATATTTAACGGAAATGATCAAACCACCCTTACAATATCCTGTTGTTGGTTTTATTTCAATATTTGCTGATCTAGGGGCAGTATTTGCTTTAGGTGTTGCAGTACTGACTACTTCACATGGCTTTAATTGGCGGTATGCTTTTTTATTTGGATCAGTGATTGCTATGGTGGGAACGATGGCAAGAACACAGCTTAGAGAAACACCAGAATTTGCTGATGCAACCAAAAGATTGATAAATAACCTGAAACTTTTTGGTTTAAAGAAAAAGGATATTATTGGAAAAGAAGGTAGTGCCAATTGGCAGATGTTAAATGAGAAAGTTAATATCAAAACTATATTAGCTTATTTAGCAATTGAATCGCCTTCTCCAATTATCTTTTATTTGATATATATCTATTGTGGTATCATACTTAAAAACACCTTCAATTATAGTTTTGAACAAATTATTATCCATAACTTGCTTGTTAAAATAACAGAGCTACTTATCAGCATTCTATATACTTATTTGAGTTATAAGATATATCCACTAAAAATTTTAAAAGTAAGATTAGGAATCTTTGCTAGTATTATTATATTTTTGCCATATATATTAACTAATATTCCCTCTCCTTCTTATTTGTTATTATTACAGTCTTTTATATTGCTATTTCAGACAGGATCATTTTCAGCCGCTTCAATATTTTATAAGCAGTTTCCTGTGTTTAAACGTTTTAGATGTGTCAGCATCTCATTCGCTATGGTAAAAGCAATAATGTATGTTGTTGTTTCTTTTGGATTAGTTTATTTAATAAAATATTTTGGTAATTGGGGAATAGCAATGTTTTTTGTGCCATTCATGGTGGCATATGGATTTGGCTTGTATCATTTTGAAACATTAGAGAGATTACGCAATATGTAG
- a CDS encoding Holliday junction ATP-dependent DNA helicase RuvA, which produces MKDICKKVKCIVYLLIYGVVTWIIAKIILISTFPDDGQCHCSETPALLHYILALIVTTAPVITYICTKNCKLKTKSDTKKL; this is translated from the coding sequence ATGAAAGATATCTGTAAAAAAGTTAAATGTATAGTATACTTGCTTATATATGGGGTGGTCACTTGGATTATCGCAAAAATTATACTTATATCAACATTCCCGGATGATGGGCAATGTCACTGCTCCGAAACTCCAGCCTTACTACATTATATTTTGGCTTTGATAGTAACTACAGCCCCAGTGATAACGTATATATGTACGAAAAATTGTAAGCTGAAAACAAAATCTGATACTAAAAAATTATGA